DNA sequence from the Pomacea canaliculata isolate SZHN2017 linkage group LG7, ASM307304v1, whole genome shotgun sequence genome:
AGGTAAGAGtggcgaataatttattttgacttaAGGTGTTCCAGTGGCCTTGCCATAAGGTCAGAATGTAGGTTGAGAATAGAGTTTTGCACGATACAGCCAAgtgggaaaaaatcgtctgtcaacagtccagcaatacaagttcgtggtaaaaCGGCGATACGCAAATCAACATCTTAGGTCTCCCACAATCAAGAAAAGGTGAAGAAAGATTTGTCGGAATACTTCATTTCAAGTTTTAGGGAAGCAAAGTTGAGTATCCAGGCACCTTGAGAAACGAAAGTGACAGCAGATTAAAAATATGAGCAGGACGACATAAACCACGTATCCATGACAACATGCACTGATCATCGGTGACATCGTTGAAACGTAGAGATCCAAGATCTAGTTTGCAGAAATTTCAACGATAAaaacacaggtccacaaatcagaaaatggaaaaccGCAATGATCGGCAGTACTGAAAAAGTTGCAATTGTCTGTGGGCACAAGTAATCGAGATGATGGACAGATCTAAAATATGCCAAGATGGCGCGGAGGTTgtagttgaaataaaatgctctaGAAAATTGATAGAAGTTGCAAAGAAACAGTAACCAAtccagaaaaatagaaaatagagtCACTGAGCATTGGTACACAAAATCTGACGCAGATAAACGAGTAAAGACGAAATGTGCCGAAGAGCTGTCACCATCTAGCCAGTTAcatgaagggacatcactctccccATCCCTTAGGGGGGAAagggcagagaaagagagaagaaaggggagCTGGACCTAATTGTCTATTCATTACACTGGGAGGAACAGAGAGCTaggtgaatgtgaatgtgtgtaacTTTTATCACACATTAgtctttaatttattgtttgtcATATGATTGGTTGGTGTCACTGACTTCATTTCTTTCTACGTAAGTAGACTGATGAAGTTGTACCAGAaagtttgttgtctttatttgttttaaaatgtaattcagATTGAAATGTAATGAATAATCTTGCCCATGTTGATCAGACTTAACTGCTCAACATGGAAAAGGACGAGCTTCAAGATTTGCAGACCAATCACTCTGACGATAAAAGTACAGAGGATCACCATGGCAACGAGGAGTACGCAGTGTGTGGAGCAGGTTCCTGTAGGCCTTCTTTCATGCAGGTGTGGTGACCAtgattaatgttatttttaaacattcttatTATTCACACTCtacacaacacaaatatttttcacgCTGACCCTCTTGAGGATTGCTTAAAActcttacatttcttttttacttgttcATTTACTTAGATGGTTAATACCCGACAACTCAATTAGACAATACCAGAAAACATGACAGGCAAGGTTGAAATAAATACAGTCCCAGTAGGTAGGTTCATCTTATCGCTTTTCGACTTTATCACTCACTGACAGACATCATTTAGTCAGTTAAGACTGGTAAAATAAACTCATTAGTATCGCAAAAACTATGATTAAAACATTATTACAGCGGACGGGTAAGACTATTTATTAGGGTAGAATGGATTATGGACTGGGTTCATGGGAGTGGGTGTGTAACATTGGTTACAGCCTGTAGAGTGTAGATActgatgtaaatgtaaaaagtaCAATGGcgaggaaaaaaactgatgttcatgtgaaatacaaatactatttatgttaaatacaaataatgCGTACGGAATCAACGAATATGAAAAATCCAAATACTGTAACTGTAAAATACCATGCATGTCTAAGGTTAATAGGAATTTCGCTTATACTggatatacatttttatatgttgAATACGAATGTTATCTATAAGAAATACACATTTACAATATAAGAATAtcttatatacatgtacaaataGAGAAAACCGAATATTataaggaaatagaaaaaaatatatgcatcaaAAGAATACGTTTATGAAAAGGATTCACAGATGAAGAAATCAATCGAATTCTTTGCTAGCGATGCGCGAGGATCGGGTGTTTCACCTTGTTGGTCAGCCTGACAACCTTGACCACGTCCACCCTGAACACGTACCTCAACTCGCAGGTCACCACGCTCGAGCGACAGTTCGGCCTCAGCAGCTCCATCAGCGGCATGATCTTGAGCTGCAACGAGCTTGGTTACCTGTTGACCATTCTGCCCTTCTCTCACCTGGCGCGGCGGCTGCACGTTCCCCGGGCTCTCGCCGTCACCACCATGATGTTCGGCCTCGCCGGCCTCGTGTGTACCATCCCCTTCCTCGCCTCCAGAAACAGTCTCTTAGCTGCCACGTGGTCTCTGAAGGATCTGAACGCCTCCCAGAGCGATGTCTCCAGCAGCTACATCGTGCCTCTgtgtgcagacgacagttttGAGCGCTCCCTTGATGACAACCTTTCCCTCACGAGCAACATGTCGTACGGGAGAGATTCTTGTATAGCGGAAAATTCGAGAAAGAAGGCGGCTGTTTCAGAAGACTGGAAGGGCCTGGCTGTCGCGTTCCTAACCATTGGGATGATTCTTCAAGGCTGTGCCAAGTCTCCTCGCACTGTGTTCACATGCGTGTACATTGATGACAATGTGCTTAAAACTGAGAGCTCACTCCATATGGGTGAGTACAGACAGACGACCTGGTCAAAGAAGTGCACTTAAATTATAAGGTAACAAACTATATTTTCTTAGATGGTGTCCAGATGCTTAAGATCTGGTTTATATCACTGAGTACACGACAGATATATAGAACGATGGTATCTTTATTAATTCTAGTGAGTACTTATCACTTAGGAATTTTGCTCAGGTACAAAAACATCGAAGAAGTACTAAAAACAGAGCAAGGTAATTGCAAGAGGAGGAATTGGTGCTAATCAGCACATTCTGAAGTTTTTAACAAgccctctcgctctctctctctccctggccacacacacacacaaaccatcaTTTCATCGGTTAAGAAGCGACTGCAATTTCTGGAAGCATTCTATAACGTTTGCCTAAATTCAGTAAACATTACTCTCTTCCAATAATGCGAAGATATGTGGCtaagatatgtgtatgtgttggttAAAAGTAGTTCTGTTATTCAACATCATTACCTATGTTCATGGCTCCGGAAGAGACTAGCCTCGTGCTAGTAGTCTGTTTTACAAGCAtcttcaagaagaagaagaagaagaagaagaagaagaagaagaagatgatgatgatgatgatgatgatgatgatgatgatgatgatgatgatgatgatgatgatgatgatgcaggaaTCGTTGGAAGCATCACTCTTTTCGGACCTGTTCTTGCCTATGTCCTGGGAGGAGTTTTCACAAGACTATACATCACACTGgaaggtaagtttttttttcattgttattatttaagACGTTTTTCTTTAACCTTTGATTTGCCTGGTTTGTTTGACAAggatatttcaaaattaaaaaagagacaCACTatcgcacacgcacacatattaatgaatacacacatatgcacacactgATGCAAGGTACATACGTTAAACATTACATAAAGGACAACTGAACATAGACAGACTTATCActggagaaaaaggaagtttcCTGAAGGTTCCTATAAGACTGTCGTGTCGTGCTCATAAATAATGGCAAGCTTAAAGAATGATTTGATATGTATGtgcttctttgtgtttgtgtgtgtgtgtgtctttgtgtccaGACACTGGCTTGTCCCCCCTTGACCCTCGCTGGATAGGAGCCTGGTGGCTTGGCTTTCTCGTCTTCGGCATCACAAGCATCGTCACCGCTCTTCCCCTGGTTTTCTTTCCACGACGACTTCGACCACAGCCCCACCTGGCGGCTCTGAAAGAAGAGCGGAAGCGTGCAGCTAAGGGCAGACAATGCACATATGGCATCATAGGTAAAAATATGATATCGCCTTTGGtcgctttgaaaaaaaaccagcctGGTATTATTAGGGGAGGCAGATCTTTAAATGTAGTCTTTAGTAGTCAAGCACAGGGTgagaaaggttttctttttgcggTCTAGACATTCTAAGCTATGTAGCAGGCAGGTAAAGTTCCAGAAACTTCCGCCTGAGGACTACACAACTCTCATAGTGATAATGGATTGGACAAAAAATGAGCACATAATGGCGTTTtactgaatttattgtgtaaaagaaAGCTATTttaattcgctcacaataaaaattaaaaaccagtTCCTTTGAAAGTATCCGCCTCCTATGCTCTcaaacgactccatcagacagtttttatttattatctttgtactttgtgtttgaGCGCTGATTTCTAACGTTGTTGTACTTGCTAAATTAAGTTTCTATAAAATTAACCCAAGCTAAATGAAAATATGAACAGTACCTTTCACATTTTAGCAGAAGTGCCGGTCCAAAGATTTCGTCATCATAAACACAAGAGTTACAAAACATATTTGTCTCCTTGAGCTCAAAGGAGTCGCTATGTAGACCTTTGCAACCAAACTCCACGAGAATGGTAATCAATATTTTGGGGTTCACTTCTATAAGTAGACTAATGGATGTAACTGCGCataagtaattatttttctgcagcTCCATTCTTTTGGCATTGTTAAGCCATTTGGATGCTGGAAATAGTTAAGACTGTTCTGGACCTAGTCAATGAGGTTCGAAAAAGGCGAGTAGCGTTTCAGAGATTTCAATTCAATCATCAGGACTGGAATTTTCTGGAAATGTAACAtttaaatgtgtgtttatattccTTGTGATCATTCTATACgtatttttgaaatataaattGGACTTCTTGCAAGATTTGTGGCAAAGGGACACAGTGTGGTATGGTGTCTCGTGCTATTTCTTGCTATGTAAAGAAATCAAGCTTAACTAATTCAGTAAAGAACAGGCTCGACTCTTGTTAAGAGACAACTGCTTCGATTGCAGAATTCCTACGAAGTGTGATGCGCGTGCTGATGACCCCTGTCTACACCCTTGTGGTGCTTGGATTGTGTTGCCTGGTGTTGGGACAAACCGGGTTGTATGCATTTCTACCCAAGTACCTTGAGACCCAGTTCTTCCTGCCCACGTGGAAGGCCAACGTTACGATCGGTAACACTTGATTTCTTCTTGTGTCTGCtgcataaatcatcatcatcatcatcatcatcatcatcatcatcatcatcatcatcatcatcatcatcatcatcatcgtcgtcgtcgtcgtcgtcgtttttgtttttgtcgtcaTCGTTCTGTTTTCTCCTTTAATTTGCAAGAAAGATGTCCATATTCGCTATCACTTCTTACCTAAAGGGCTCTGTAACGTATCTCCTCTCGAATTAACACGTGACTTTATTTGTTTGCCAGGCCTTGTCAACCTAATGGCGATGTCACTCGGCACGCTGATTGGCGGTTACGTCACGTCACGCTTCAAGTTTCCGCCAATGACGTGCTTGAAGGTGATGGTGATCCTCAATGCAGTTTGCACTTGCATTTCTGTAAGCGGCTTTGTCCTTGGTTGTGACCAGCCGCACATTGACActggcgtgacgtcacacaggtaaACAACGTGCAACGAAAAGCTCCTTTCAGCgtgttgtttgtattgtttatcaCTATTTTACTGTAAGGGTAAAGCATTGGAGCTTATGCTTCAGAAAACAACTTTCTATGTTTGatatcgtttttttttctctctgtttgtttttagtgtCATGTGACGATGCTTGtagtgtcaaaaaaaaaaaaagtaaacaaaatcaaaaccaatcCATCTATTACATGATTCTTTTACAAGACTTTGTCAACTGTGTACTACCGTAGCCAAGTGGAGTAAATAATGATATTCAATGTTATTTCGTGGTTTCACTTGAATTCCTATCTACAGTGCATGGTAGGAGTTAACATGTGAGTGTTACTAGTATTTCTGGCCCCTCGTCAGGACACCACAGTGTGAAAAAGATgtcaaagaacagaaagaacgTTAAGCGTTTCTTTgtacaaatacagtaaatacaGTCTTTGTGACAGaatctttggggtttttttgttgttgttgttttttttttttttttagtgtgatGAACACAACACAGCGATGTCAGTCGAGCTGTCAGTGCGATGACTCGCGTTACTTCCCAACGTGCGGCGCAGACGGCGTGACTTACTTCTCGCCATGTCACGCGGGATGCTCCGAGACCAGAGGGACTGTAAGTGTTACGATTCCACAGACTGTTCCACAAGTACTGTGCAGTAGACAGTATTattagctttatttttaatttttttacattggCATGAACAGAATTATTGACGTGACTGTGTTCGGTTATCTACCtctcaaaatcaaaatcaaatcaaaacagactttattgtctgcccaggagacccagggcagaaatttgtctttgctcacatacccatacagacatttaacacacagttagaagtaaaagtgaggagtaaaatagtgtcgattgcaccagtccatcaaagcagtgtatctttatcctaacaacaaaccttgggtgaccaagggcctaaaagcactgctgaacaaaaagaaacatttgttcatcacgggcagaagcccacgacagaagattagtacatagagaggaccatgatgctatccgttgggtgggcagaggctctacgagcatactagttagtccgctttcagtagtttgccggtggaccaacgagtatcgacgagattgaaacagaggtcgagttagctctcgccataaacccgatgtgtcagaatgcggctcgtggtgacatcttgagctcgctggagggacctgccagacgtcgagttatgatgcttccgcatgacgcaatagatacgccgagaaagatcttgggtgtcctagtggaggcgtacggcgaacaagaaagatgtcgacatcagtgcttgtgagccggggtcaagccacagagtagcgcccccttCAACATTTCTCAAATGTTTATTAGCTTTATGCTTTTTTCCCGCATGAGATATATTTCATAGAAAGCATCGACAattatcttattttctttcgGAGACTAGAAACAAAACATCGTTTGTCCATGTTTTCAGTTCTACGGGAACTGCTCATGCATAGAAATGCCCAAGAAGACATCACAACCTGTCCCAGAGGCTGTTCCTGGACTGTGCGCCCAGAGCTGCACCACGTTCTATCCATACGTGGCCATCAGCTTCTTCTTAGAACTGCTCGGAGCGATGAGTATTCTGCCATGTTTCATCGTCGTAATCAGGTAAACAACGCTTGAAACGTTTACATTTCagttgtagtttttattttattttatatttatacattaacataaaaaacaacTCTAAATCTTATCAGATAGTCgtatttgtaattttcttgtttaagtTGTAAGTTTTTACTAACAGCTTTAATCTTTGTAGCTGCACCTTAGTTTTCGAGTTTATTAAAACAACAAGatacttttaattgttattgtctATTTTTTACTACTCTTCAATGAAATGACTTTatgtaaagacttttttttaattaattccCTTATCGGGATCAGTTTAACGAATGATTTTCTAGGAGTATTGCAGAAGTTGACAAGCCAGTTGCCATTGGACTTTACAGCTTTTTATACACTATCCTGGGTGAGTTCCGATCATGCTTTAAATTATTATAGCTGGGCACACAATATGTTATtagtcacgtgcacacagtatgtGACAAAGAATTTCTGCAGCAACGTTCCTAAGAATAAATTTCGGCTTGATTCATTGGTTTAATTTGAGCATAAagtatttcttttgtatttttattgttacagCAACCATTGGAGGGGCAGCTTTGCTCATAAGAACCTGCCTCTGACTGGATATTTAagcatttcatgtttatttgccCTTGTTTAGGCTGGTTTCCTGCCCCTGTCCTGTACGGCCAAGTTGTGGACACCACGTGTCTGCTGTGGAGTTCCGGGTGCGCGGGTAGAGGCTCGTGCTCCCTGTACGACCTGCGCGCCTTCAGACATCGAATGTTCGGCACGTTCTTCACCACGCGCGTCGCTCATCTCGTCTTCCTCGTCATCGCCTTAGCCGTTGCGTCACGGATGAAGAAACCTTTCTTTGCTCACTGCGAGGCCGAACCTGAAGTGTCCACGGTGCCGAAGGATGAGAAAGTGGTGCTAACAAAGAACATGACCACTGTTGAAGTCGTtaataagaaagaaattctttgcGACTCCTTGACAAGCACAACACtagtgtaaacaaaaacaaaaaccttgtGACATTAGTAGTTCAAATGTCGTAGAAcatgtaggtgtaggtgtaacAACAATCCGTCTTTCTGTatagaaaaggagaaaaataattatacgacacacacacacacacacacacacacacacacacacacacacacacacacacacgcacacacacacacacacacacacacacacacacgcacatgatCACGTGCATATCATCTCTCATCGTTACCTAAAAACCTGATGATGTCAGTCTTTTTAATGTATTGGATTTGAGATCGCATTTAAATTTAATTCCGCTTTTAATATGGTCCCTTGCAaattaagcatttattttttgctttgtttgtgtttccttCTTTTACCGTGAGCGAATTTTGGATTTAAACAAACGAAAAAGTCTTTGGTTACGACGGAATGTGCTTCAAAGATGTCAATTAAAATTTATCTGTATCCACCAAACACAGCATCGGCGCCTGATGgcttagattaaaaaaaaaaaacaaaacaatttctttgaaaataaaaagaataaattctTTTAACAACGAGAACTCTCAGATAATGATTGTCAATAAAGTGCAAGAAACACGGTGGAAATCTTTCATATGTGCGAAGACCATGGACACATACATACATCCAATTTTAGctgggaaaaaaagcaaactctaaaaaatgttatttttaaagtgtagaTGAAAGAGTAGCAGGTTATGTACTTATGATTGACTAGAAGAACACTGTTATTTGtcgctaaaaaataaaaatgtgcagacCACCCCTGTGTTTTCTAAATAGATGCACACAAGACAACTAAGGAGTTGCCCTGATGTTAAGACCAAGCCTGTATACtgtgaactttatttatttctttcaggcAGTTTTATGGAAAGAGcaaaaatatgattaaaaaatataaaattgtaactTAATCAGAGAGTTTCTTTATTTAgttgaaaagtaaatttttgcatttgaataAATAGATTGTTTTTCTATTTACGTGAGTAGCAAGTTTCTTTACTTACATGAATAGTCAACTTCTGCATTACATTCGAGTCGCAAGGCTTCACACTGCCCTCGTTTGCATGGAAATTCAccaattttaaaacatcatatAGAAATAACTGTGAGTGATAGAACAAAAATTTCAACTAATAAGaagagatcaaactgtgtgaaacaaaaatatttacatttgaatcctgcatgaacattcacttattaggtaattaaaagcaaatcagataggtgtaattgaatttttacCACCACTCGTAAGCTTTGTATCGTAAGGTCGCTTTGCTCTGTTGCAtccacagctgtcagtctgcgGGGAGAcgagaaacaatatttattacaaatataatccgacataaattattaaaaatcaatgaaaggaggaaaatgtttcattattgtAACAGTTCACGTGCGCACGAGaatgaaatgctttttttcacCGTGATAGGCACACCATAAACAAAACCAAGTTAGTTTAGTAGCATTAATATAGTGCGTCCAATGTGTGGTAGGAGATTTACGAACTGtctttctgtaaagaaaaagataaaaagagttGTAAACtcgaatgcacacacacacacacatgtaaggCTGTACTCTACATGGGAAAATGCAATACTAATGGATTACACACTGCTCACCTATGTACACACGTGCTATTTTATGGTATTTCGCTCAACCTGTCATGGGTAGAGTACCCGATGAAGTCAGCTTTGATGGCGGTTTTGCAAGTTAGAAACAATAAAGCGATGTCTACTGTGTAggaaaagcacacacaaaacgCCGCATTGGTCTTCACAATGAGTACTTCACACTCCTCATGGCATTCAGTAGTGTGGAACAGAATCAAATCAAACTCTGaaacttaataaatatttctcagcGATCTGTGATATATgctaatacattttaaatagtCAAGTGTGCTTCTGTAAACTCTCTAATTGGTGGCCgtgttaaataataaagaaatatgtttaGTGTGATAACAggtgattgtttatttttgttctcatagcagacgacatttttttttttgccagttgATTAACATTTATTCCCACTCTGATGCCGTCgttgtgcgcgtgtgtgtgtacttatTTGCGCGTGCACACACTGACAGCTGTTACCAGGTTACGTGTTAAAGGATCAACAACATCGTTGCAGTAAGATTCCAAACGTCTTAATAAATCAGATCCAATTcaggtacagtggaacctcggttaacgaacttaatccgttctggaaagctgttcgttaaccgaaatgttcgttatccgaaacaattttttccataagaaataaaggaaatagatttaattggttcccagcccctgttgactcgctatttgaaagttacaggctgtatataggtatttgttttaatgagaacagttataatgcaatataaatggagttaaataaacataaaaacattaacgaaagcatttaaacatcagaaaacttgccgttttgacggcgtgggtggaaacaggtgtggggaggaaggggtggaattactgctttgattccctctccatgagcacacgtgacattataaaatcgggagacttccctttctgtagctttgaggttgaagaaaaaaacttgtccagtgtctgcttcttctgcctttttgtaaaactcttcggtaatacgacatcacatatccgacagacgcatgccaccttcatactttgaaatcatttccttttcaattcatttgttggccgcttccttgtcattacctcactactattacttgctcttaatcttctttggagccatgattgaggattatcttattaaaataaagcacaacaatcactaatagaaggatgcgcacaggtaaggagcgactgatcgtaactgtgtctcgagcgcgaatgattacatgctggtcgtcacgtgtggttcacgtggctgttcgttatccgaaattttgttcgctatcgagacaaatttttaacgaaatttttgttcgttatccgaaattttgttcgctatccgagacaaatttttagcgaaatttttgttcgttaaccgaaaaattcgctatccgaggcgttcgctaaccgaggttccactgtacttgaaatttatttgtcGTGTTCTCATGTTcttgctgttattttattcttaccGTTAATACCATAAACGCCCAGTTCCTCTGCAAAATTGTCATTAATGCCTTTTGCATTATTATGGCGAAAATACGGGAGCGAAAGGAAGTAgaagaggaaataaaactgTCCACCTTTataaaagttcttttaaaaaaaaggcctTTTTTATAAAAGCCCTGCTGTTATACTGAATAGACATACGAACATGGACCTACAGATATACAGACAAGTGACCGTAGTAACAAGCACTCACGACTCTTCTACTACAAACGTATAGTTGTTCAAATTTACACCACGTATATGTATtttaaatgctctttaaaacggagtatcacagattgttgtctttattatttgaagttagtaatataaattttaaaaatatcggtcgaaatttcattcgcGGGCATTCGTTACGGTTTGCTGAGGATCACGGGAACTCGCCATACTGTAAGGAATTGATTAGGGTCTGAACTTTACCTAACCTTTTGGTGGCAAAGTCTTCCCAGCCAGCACCAGCTGTCAAGGATTAGAGgatttgtgacgtcaccttcaTTAATCTGTAATGCCTGATAAGCCAGCACCAGATGCAGTGGATCATCTACTCCAGTGGATAGTAGATAAGGTACGAAGAAGGAAGAGAATTCAAGGAattgtttgtatgtgtctgGTTGGACACGGACGTTGCTTGAACGTAAGTGTGATCTTTGCTATTGTCTTTACGTTGGAACACGGGTCTGGGACGTTGGTGTTGCGAGTTGCAGTTGACCACTTACGAAGCTATAGATTGAGAAAATCTATGACTTTGACATATAAAGTCCTATAAGCTCATAATTAAACAAATTGTTACCAGTTGCTTCTTTTGAAGTGAAGTATGTTACTCAGGTCTTGTCACTTTTAGTAGCAGCAGGCTGTCAGGGACGCGTTCACTTCACAATTTCATACACCGTCAACATCACTCGAACTCACTGACAGCCATATGTATGCTCGTCCCCACGCGTGTTCCTTTCTCACAGATATCACAGAGATTTGTCGTGGGCGAATAAGATTTATATAATTCataattt
Encoded proteins:
- the LOC112567632 gene encoding solute carrier organic anion transporter family member 2A1-like; protein product: MEKDELQDLQTNHSDDKSTEDHHGNEEYAVCGAGSCRPSFMQRCARIGCFTLLVSLTTLTTSTLNTYLNSQVTTLERQFGLSSSISGMILSCNELGYLLTILPFSHLARRLHVPRALAVTTMMFGLAGLVCTIPFLASRNSLLAATWSLKDLNASQSDVSSSYIVPLCADDSFERSLDDNLSLTSNMSYGRDSCIAENSRKKAAVSEDWKGLAVAFLTIGMILQGCAKSPRTVFTCVYIDDNVLKTESSLHMGIVGSITLFGPVLAYVLGGVFTRLYITLEDTGLSPLDPRWIGAWWLGFLVFGITSIVTALPLVFFPRRLRPQPHLAALKEERKRAAKGRQCTYGIIEFLRSVMRVLMTPVYTLVVLGLCCLVLGQTGLYAFLPKYLETQFFLPTWKANVTIGLVNLMAMSLGTLIGGYVTSRFKFPPMTCLKVMVILNAVCTCISVSGFVLGCDQPHIDTGVTSHSVMNTTQRCQSSCQCDDSRYFPTCGADGVTYFSPCHAGCSETRGTFYGNCSCIEMPKKTSQPVPEAVPGLCAQSCTTFYPYVAISFFLELLGAMSILPCFIVVIRSIAEVDKPVAIGLYSFLYTILGWFPAPVLYGQVVDTTCLLWSSGCAGRGSCSLYDLRAFRHRMFGTFFTTRVAHLVFLVIALAVASRMKKPFFAHCEAEPEVSTVPKDEKVVLTKNMTTVEVVNKKEILCDSLTSTTLV